The sequence GTTGATAAATCCTTAGCTGATTGGGAACTATCTTGCTGTAATAAATTAAGCATTGTTAATAAATTTCTTTGGCGAGTAGATAGTTTGGCTTCCGTTGTCAAAAAAATAACCTCCTAATTGTCGTTTTGTCATATTTAATAAAAATATTTGTTATAATCTAGAAAAAGATATGTTTAAACATGTAATATAATGTGATTAGTTATAAGGATAACAAATTAATTTTTTTAGAGAATGGTGACGTTTATGATAAAGAATAATTATAACGTAGAACTTGAACGACTAAATCAAATTCAATCTGTTGATATACCACATTTGAAGAGAGTCCAAATGATAGTTAAAGATCGAGTGGATGCACATTCTTATGACCCAATAATTTTTGATCACTTGAAACAATTACCGGATGATCCAGATTTACCAGATGATTTGACGCAATTACGTGATGGCAATAATCACAATATCGTCCAAAATCCTTATCCTAATATTACTGTAGAAAATAATTTTACTTACGAGTTAGGTCGTAAAGTTCGCTATTTGAAGATTTTTAGAGATAATGTATCATCAAATAAAGCTCTAGTTTATATGCATGGCGGAGCTTTTTATGGTGGTACTCCAGAAGATACTTTACCATTTTTAAGTTTTTTAGCCACTAAATTTGCTGGGGTGATTTACAGTGTTGATTATGGAATAGCCCCAGAAAAGCCTTATCCAAACGGCATCATGGATTCATTGTCGGTTGTAGCTGAAGTTCATAAATCGTTTGAAAAGATATCTTTAGCGGGGGATTCCGCCGGTGGTGCGATTGCCTTAGGTGTCAGTCAACTGTGTCATAATTTAGGACTTTGTGAAATAGAGAAGCATGTTTTATTCTATCCCACAGTTGTACATGGTTCTAATCATCAAGGCTGTTTTTGGAATGATCATGAAATTCCAATTAAAGAAGACCAAAAACGTATTTTGCACAACAATTATACGCAGTTTAAGCAATTGGATTCTATCATGACAAAATATTATGTGAACGGGCAAAATATCGACCTAGAAGCACCAATTATTTCACCATTGTATGCTCAGCCATTAATTTTTAAAAAGGTATTAATGTTGACTGGTGAATTTGATCCATTTAGATTGCAAGATGAAGCTTTTGTCCAAAAAATTGGTTTAGCTGGGTGCGATGCTAAATATATTCGTTATGGTGGCTTAGGACATGCCTTTTTAAATTACATCGGTAAAGTTCCAGCCGTCGAAGATGCTTTGAATATGACAGCTCAATATTTAAACGAGGACAAATAAAAAGCAATCTCACCTTTTAGAATAGTTTAGAATTCCGTCCTCCATAGCAAAGAAAATTTGGCTGGAACGTAGTGGGCACGATTTTGAGCTTTTGCATGAACCAAGTGCGCAAAATCTCAAAACTCGGCCTTATTCTAAGCAACAAGTTGCTAAGAATAATTTCACTACTGAGCCAATTTTCTTTGCTATTCCGGACTAAATAGTAGTTTTATATTTTTATGACCAAACAAATAAGCCTCAATTCAGATAGATAGTTAATCAACTATATCTGAATTGAGGCAATTTTTATTTTAAGTGGGATTGCTTTTTTAAATATTTTCACCGAGAAGATTACTCATATTCTTGAGCTTTTTAATTTGAATATTCCACGTACTTACTAAAACTAGAACTGATCCACTCCAAGCTAATGGATTGGCCATGGCAGCTCCATAGAAACCAAAGAAGTGAACTAAAACGATTCCGGCGAAGACCCGCATCAATAGTTCAGCAATTCCGGCAATAGTAGGAGCTTTTTGATTGCCCAAACCTTGAAGTGTATATCTAACGATGAATAGTATCGACAAAATAAAGTAAGTCGAACCGTTGAAGTAATAGTAGATTTGAACCAAATTTAAAACGGCATTTTGAGAACCATTCATGAATAGGTGCGAGATGGCACGTCCAAAAACGATCAAGAGACCACCAATCACAAGACTGGAAGAAACAGAAATAATGATACCATCACGAACGCCACGTAAGATTCTTTGGAATTTCTTAGCACCGAGATTTTGGGCTGTGTAGTTGACTAAAGCTAAGCCAAAACTGAAGGCTGGCAAAGTGGCAATTTGTTCAACACGTCCAGCAACAGTATAGGCTGCAACGGCATTAGCGCCTAGAGTATTCAACATTACTTGCAAGATGATGGAACCAATGGCAATGATAGAAGATTGAAATCCCATTGGTAAACTAATGTGGAGTAACTCTTTGATTTCTGCTTTGTCGATTTTGAAATCTTTTCGCGTCAAAATCAAATAAGGAATGTGATGACGAATGTAGAAATAAAGAATTATAAATGTAATCGTCTGTGCGACTACGGTTGCTAATCCAGCACCAGCTACACCCATATGCAAATATAGAATGAAGACTAATTCTAATAAAATGTTTAAAACGGTACTGATGATCAAGAAAAATAATGGTACACGTGAATCACCGAGTGCCCGCATTGTATTACCTAAAAAATCGAACCCAACGAAAGAAAATATTCCTGCAAAAATAATTTCCAAGAAGATAAATGAATCACGAATTAAAACTTTAGGTGTCTGCATAACAACTAACAGTGGATAGGCGAGGGCTAAGGCCAACAAAGTAAAAATAATTGTGATCCAGAAAGAGATAATTATTCCAGAAGCAAAACTCTGTCTTACACCTTGCTCATCGTGAGCACCATGTTTTTGTGCCGTTAGGATGGTTAAACCACTGGTCATGCCTTGGGCAAAGCCAATGATTAAACCAGTCAAACCACCAGTAGCACCAACACTAGCTAAAGCATTAACACTGATTGTTTTCCCAACGATTAAAGTATCAATGAAACTATAAAATTGTTGGAAAAAGTTACCTAGTAGTAAAGGAATTGTATACAGAAAAATGACTTTCATAGGTCTTCCACGAGTCAGATCTATCATATGGCAAATTCCCCTTTATCTAATTAAGACCATTCTAGCATGTTTAAAATTAATAGTTATAAATGCAACACATAAATATCGTTTTTTTAGAGAACCATTTTATTATAAATTAAATTAATTGTCATGATAATAGAAATAAGCTATGTTAAAGGTATAAAAAGATCGGAGGGTGTTTTAATGTCAGCAAAATTTGATTTTGACGTACTTTATATTGGAGCAGGTCATGGTACTTTTGATGGAGCGGCTCCCTTGGCTCAAACAGGAGTTTCTGTCGGAGTTATCGAAAGTGGACTAGTCGGAGGAACTTGCCCAAATCGAGGTTGTAACGCTAAGATAACGCTTGATGAACCGGTTAAAATGACTCGTGAAGCTCAAAGAATGGGTGATATTTTACAAGGAAATATTTCCATTGATTGGGCTAAAAACATGGAACATAAACAAGAAATTATTGATGTTTTGCCAGAAGGATTGACAAAACGTTTGGAAGACGCCGGTGCTAAGGTTATGCACGGTCATGCTAAATTTGTCGATAATCATACTGTTGCTATTGATGATAATAAGAAAGTTACAGCTGAAAAGATTGTTATTTCAACAGGCTTGAAACCACATCGTCTCGATATTCCTGGAACTGAATTAGCACAAGATAGTGAAGATTTCTTGAATTTGACTGAATTGCCAAAGCATATCACGATTATTGGTTCAGGTTATATCGGAATGGAATTTGCCACAATCGCTAATGAAGCTGGTTCAAAAGTTACAGTGATGTTGCATTCTGATAAGATTCTAAGAGCTTTTTACCAACCATATGTTGAACAAGTAGTTGCTGATTTGAAAAAACGTGGTGTTCAATTTATCAAGAATAGTAATGTTCAATCTTTTGAACAAGAAAATGACAGTTATTTAATTCACTATGGTCAAGATGAAACTTTAACTACTGATTGGATTTTGGATGCTACTGGAAGAATTCCTAATGTTGATAATTTAGGTTTGGATGAAATTGGTGTTAAATACGATAAGACTGGTGTTTTGGTAAATGATTATTTACAGACTAATATCGAAAATATTTATGCTTCTGGGGATGTTATCTCAAGTAATCAACCAAAAGTAACTCCAGCCGCTTACTTTGAATCTAAGTATTTGATGTCTCTATTCTCAGGACAAACTACTGATCCAATCAAATTCCCAGTAATCCCAACAGTGGTCTTCACTTCTCCAAGAATTGCTCAAGCTGGAATTTCAGTTGATGAAGGTAAGAAGAAAGGTTATCAAATCAGCGAAAATGATTTAGCTAACTACTGGTATTATATTGTTGACAAAGAACCAATCGCCCACAGTACTCAAATTCATGACAAAGAAGGTCATTTAGTTGGTGTCACAGAAGTTAGTGACCAAGCTGAAGATGCTATCAATGCCTTATTGCCAGCGATTGAATTTAAGTTCGATCGTCAACAAGTTAGCCGCTTAATTGGATTATTCCCAACAATTGGTTATGCTGCTTGGCATCGTGCTTAGAAGCAAAATAATCTTATAAAATCAAAAATAAGCAGCTATTCAGGTATAGTCAATTAACTATTATCTGAATAGTTGCTTATTTATTTTTAGCAAAATTTTTCTTTTAAAAAATTAATAAGTTAATTCAATTTCTTGATTAGCTGTTAGTGGTAAGTCTTTACCAATGAATTGAACTTCGGCATCTTTATCGGCCACAATAGTAATCGTATCTTGAGTAACTTCAAATGAGAAATTAATTCCCTTAAAGAGCATGTTGAAAGTAATTTTCTTCCATTGTTTTGGCATATGGGGATTGATTTCTAGACGATCACCACGATAATCAACTCCGGCGAAGTATGATGTAACGACATTTAAAGTAGCACCCATTACACCCAAGTGGATTCCTTCAGCAGTGGTACCACCTTGAATATCGTAATAATCGCTAGTTAAAGCTTCATAGAATAATTTCCAGGCTTGTTTGTCATCATTGACTTTTAAAAGCAACATTGAATAGACAATTCTGGAAAGGGTAGATCCGTGAGTAGTTCTTTGAATATAGTATTGAATGTTATCACTGATAAATTTATTAGGGTTAGTGATGGGATATCCTAGATCCTTCATGATATCGAGAAAATCACTTTCTCTAATGTTAAAGAGTGCCATTAAAGTATCAGCTTGTTTAGCAACTTTGTAATTATCTGGAGAATCGTTGTGAGCTTTAAGAATACGATCCATTCTCGAGATATTGCCATATTGTTGACGGTATTTGTCAAAATCTAATTCCTTCAAGTCAAAGTATCCTTCGAATTGACCTAAGATATCGTCTTGGAAATCTAGTTTGAGGTTGTGACGAATTTTATCCATTTTTTCTAGATAATCAGGATTAAAATCAGTTCGTTTTAGATTGTCTTTAATGCTATCAATTGACTGAGTATGCAACATCTTAGTGATTTGCTTGAAAAGCCAACTGACCATGATATTAGTATAAGCATTGTTCTTCAGACCACCGTCGTCATTTCCAGGGTAGCCTTCATGGAATTCGTCCGGTCCCATTACGTTCTCAATCGAATATTTGCCAGTTTTTTCATCGAATTTAGACATATCGATCCAGAATTTAGCAATTTGAAGTAGCATTTCTAGACCGTATTGTTTCATAAACTCTTCATCTTCACTTAGATTGTAATAATTCCAAATATTATAAGCGATTGCTAGAGAGACGTGACGTTGTTTGCGAGAATTGTCAGGGTCCCATTTGTTAGTAATTGGATTCAAATGAACTTCTTGAGATTGCTCATCGCCATACATACCACTTTGCCAAGGATACATAGCACCGTTATAGTCATCGTCAGAAGCGTAATCCATTGCAGCTCCTAAACGGTTATAACGATACATGAGTAAATATTTAACTAATTGGGGAGCGTGCAAAACATAAAAATTCATGTCGAATAGTTCGTCCCAGAAAACGTGACCACGATAACCTTCACCAGTTAAACCACGAGAACCGACTGAAGCATCAAGATCTTTATTAGCATGAGATTGTGCAGCAGTAGTCATGTTATAACTGTTCAGACGAAGCAATTTTTGTGCCGTTATGTCGCCTGTAACGATAACATCTTCCTTGTTCCAAATTTGGTGCCAGTTTATTTGAGCTTGTTTTTGATTAAAGGCAAAGTCGTTGATGAAATGATATTTGCTGATAACTTGTTCAATATCAGTTTTTGTTTCTAGAGAAGTAAAAATAGCGACATCTTTTTCGATTGAATAGGTTTTTCCTTCAGAGACAGAAAATTCGACGAATTGGGTAGCTATTTCATCAGTGTTATTGACGGAATAATTTGCGTCAGCAATTTGTGGAAAACGTAGGTAAGTTTTAATAGCTAATTTAATCTTAGATTGACTAGTGTGGGCTAACAAAGTGGTTTCATGTTCGTTATTCTCAATGTTATCAACTGATAAATGCTTTTTAGCTAAATTCTTATAACGTTCGACATTACTATTTACTACTGAAGCATCAGTTTGCGAAATTACAGTAACGTTACCAGAGAAATTTAAAGGCTGAATTTCATATTGTAAATAGTAATTGTGATAATTTTTCAAATCTGCAATCTTTTTGGCGATAATTTTTAATTCCTTACCATCGCTTAATTTGATTAAATTTGTGATAGT comes from Companilactobacillus pabuli and encodes:
- a CDS encoding alpha/beta hydrolase fold domain-containing protein; this translates as MIKNNYNVELERLNQIQSVDIPHLKRVQMIVKDRVDAHSYDPIIFDHLKQLPDDPDLPDDLTQLRDGNNHNIVQNPYPNITVENNFTYELGRKVRYLKIFRDNVSSNKALVYMHGGAFYGGTPEDTLPFLSFLATKFAGVIYSVDYGIAPEKPYPNGIMDSLSVVAEVHKSFEKISLAGDSAGGAIALGVSQLCHNLGLCEIEKHVLFYPTVVHGSNHQGCFWNDHEIPIKEDQKRILHNNYTQFKQLDSIMTKYYVNGQNIDLEAPIISPLYAQPLIFKKVLMLTGEFDPFRLQDEAFVQKIGLAGCDAKYIRYGGLGHAFLNYIGKVPAVEDALNMTAQYLNEDK
- a CDS encoding MATE family efflux transporter encodes the protein MIDLTRGRPMKVIFLYTIPLLLGNFFQQFYSFIDTLIVGKTISVNALASVGATGGLTGLIIGFAQGMTSGLTILTAQKHGAHDEQGVRQSFASGIIISFWITIIFTLLALALAYPLLVVMQTPKVLIRDSFIFLEIIFAGIFSFVGFDFLGNTMRALGDSRVPLFFLIISTVLNILLELVFILYLHMGVAGAGLATVVAQTITFIILYFYIRHHIPYLILTRKDFKIDKAEIKELLHISLPMGFQSSIIAIGSIILQVMLNTLGANAVAAYTVAGRVEQIATLPAFSFGLALVNYTAQNLGAKKFQRILRGVRDGIIISVSSSLVIGGLLIVFGRAISHLFMNGSQNAVLNLVQIYYYFNGSTYFILSILFIVRYTLQGLGNQKAPTIAGIAELLMRVFAGIVLVHFFGFYGAAMANPLAWSGSVLVLVSTWNIQIKKLKNMSNLLGENI
- a CDS encoding dihydrolipoyl dehydrogenase family protein; translation: MSAKFDFDVLYIGAGHGTFDGAAPLAQTGVSVGVIESGLVGGTCPNRGCNAKITLDEPVKMTREAQRMGDILQGNISIDWAKNMEHKQEIIDVLPEGLTKRLEDAGAKVMHGHAKFVDNHTVAIDDNKKVTAEKIVISTGLKPHRLDIPGTELAQDSEDFLNLTELPKHITIIGSGYIGMEFATIANEAGSKVTVMLHSDKILRAFYQPYVEQVVADLKKRGVQFIKNSNVQSFEQENDSYLIHYGQDETLTTDWILDATGRIPNVDNLGLDEIGVKYDKTGVLVNDYLQTNIENIYASGDVISSNQPKVTPAAYFESKYLMSLFSGQTTDPIKFPVIPTVVFTSPRIAQAGISVDEGKKKGYQISENDLANYWYYIVDKEPIAHSTQIHDKEGHLVGVTEVSDQAEDAINALLPAIEFKFDRQQVSRLIGLFPTIGYAAWHRA
- a CDS encoding glycoside hydrolase family 65 protein — translated: MKPLYLKITEHHLVYSDDINTLDEGSFELDSNLELKQNFHNFKENISDSINIIVIMNSPQTILKKNIFRFNNEVFDFNDELENIFHIPVINYADLKNSDLNTLAQKEIDYSTWHLDYYGISHTKRQYGQESMQTVGNGFLGLRGTYLEAKANVDNYPATYVAGVFNQLATPVNNRNVINEDLVNLPNAQYLSFKVDDGDFFKIDQKNIQESLRSLDLKTGTLTITNLIKLSDGKELKIIAKKIADLKNYHNYYLQYEIQPLNFSGNVTVISQTDASVVNSNVERYKNLAKKHLSVDNIENNEHETTLLAHTSQSKIKLAIKTYLRFPQIADANYSVNNTDEIATQFVEFSVSEGKTYSIEKDVAIFTSLETKTDIEQVISKYHFINDFAFNQKQAQINWHQIWNKEDVIVTGDITAQKLLRLNSYNMTTAAQSHANKDLDASVGSRGLTGEGYRGHVFWDELFDMNFYVLHAPQLVKYLLMYRYNRLGAAMDYASDDDYNGAMYPWQSGMYGDEQSQEVHLNPITNKWDPDNSRKQRHVSLAIAYNIWNYYNLSEDEEFMKQYGLEMLLQIAKFWIDMSKFDEKTGKYSIENVMGPDEFHEGYPGNDDGGLKNNAYTNIMVSWLFKQITKMLHTQSIDSIKDNLKRTDFNPDYLEKMDKIRHNLKLDFQDDILGQFEGYFDLKELDFDKYRQQYGNISRMDRILKAHNDSPDNYKVAKQADTLMALFNIRESDFLDIMKDLGYPITNPNKFISDNIQYYIQRTTHGSTLSRIVYSMLLLKVNDDKQAWKLFYEALTSDYYDIQGGTTAEGIHLGVMGATLNVVTSYFAGVDYRGDRLEINPHMPKQWKKITFNMLFKGINFSFEVTQDTITIVADKDAEVQFIGKDLPLTANQEIELTY